DNA from Podarcis muralis chromosome 13, rPodMur119.hap1.1, whole genome shotgun sequence:
GGCGCCAAGAGGCATCGCAAGGTGCTTCGTGACAATATCCAAGGCATCACGAAGCCTGCAATTCGCCGCCTGGCTCGCCGTGGCGGAGTCAAGCGCATTTCGGGCTTGATCTACGAGGAGACCCGCGGTGTCCTGAAGGTCTTTCTGGAAAATGTCATCCGGGATGCCGTGACTTACACTGAGCATGCCAAGAGGAAGACTGTGACCGCCATGGATGTCGTGTACGCTCTGAAGCGCCAGGGCCGCACTCTGTACGGCTTCGGTGGCTAATCAGAATATCAAGATTATATTACAAACGAGCTCAAAGGCCCTTTTAAGGGCCGCCCACCTTTTCATGAAAAGAGCTGACGCAGTTTGGGTtgctaaaaggttttttttgcttAGGTAACCTTGGTTATCT
Protein-coding regions in this window:
- the LOC114582201 gene encoding histone H4, whose translation is MSGRGKGGKGLGKGGAKRHRKVLRDNIQGITKPAIRRLARRGGVKRISGLIYEETRGVLKVFLENVIRDAVTYTEHAKRKTVTAMDVVYALKRQGRTLYGFGG